The Cellulomonas sp. S1-8 genome has a window encoding:
- a CDS encoding NUDIX hydrolase, producing MEIRVAAYAVVVDEGRLLLAHWAEGGLSGWTMPGGGIDPGEDPAHAAVREVREETGYDVELDELLGIDSVVFLSADRVIPGPDRHALRIVYRAHVVGGELTHEADGSTDEAAWVPLDEVDDLHRVGLVDVARRFAGLPVRS from the coding sequence GTGGAGATCCGGGTCGCTGCGTACGCCGTCGTCGTCGACGAGGGGCGGCTGCTGCTCGCCCACTGGGCGGAGGGCGGCCTGTCCGGCTGGACGATGCCCGGCGGTGGGATCGACCCCGGCGAGGACCCCGCGCACGCCGCCGTGCGGGAGGTCCGCGAGGAGACGGGGTACGACGTCGAGCTCGACGAGCTGCTCGGCATCGACTCGGTCGTCTTCCTCAGCGCGGACCGCGTCATCCCCGGCCCCGACCGGCACGCGCTGCGGATCGTCTACCGCGCGCACGTCGTCGGCGGGGAGCTGACGCACGAGGCCGACGGGTCCACCGACGAGGCCGCGTGGGTCCCGCTCGACGAGGTCGACGACCTGCACCGCGTCGGCCTCGTCGACGTCGCGCGTCGGTTCGCCGGGCTGCCCGTGCGCTCCTGA
- a CDS encoding class I SAM-dependent methyltransferase → MGVRQLAWRACYELLGARVKQPEWTFMNYGYAPVDDAAPPLALDPADEPDRYGIQLYAHVLEGVDVTGADVLEVGSGRGGGASWVARTLGPATTTGVDLAASAVALSRRERSGPGLRFEQGDALALPFPDASFDVVLNVESSHCYPSMEAFVAEVHRVLRPGGTFAWADLRAADEVEETRAQLRSSGLVPVREDDVTAEVLHALRLDDARRTELVQAWIPRVARPAFRPFAALDGSRTHERFTTGALRYLRARLVRSA, encoded by the coding sequence ATGGGTGTGCGACAGCTCGCGTGGCGGGCCTGCTACGAGCTGCTGGGTGCGCGCGTCAAGCAGCCCGAGTGGACGTTCATGAACTACGGCTACGCGCCCGTGGACGACGCCGCGCCGCCGCTCGCGCTCGACCCCGCCGACGAGCCGGACCGCTACGGCATCCAGCTCTACGCGCACGTCCTCGAGGGTGTCGACGTCACCGGCGCGGACGTCCTCGAGGTGGGCTCGGGGCGTGGCGGGGGTGCGTCGTGGGTGGCGCGCACCCTCGGGCCGGCGACGACGACGGGCGTGGACCTCGCGGCGTCGGCGGTGGCGCTCAGCCGGCGCGAGCGCAGCGGGCCGGGCCTGCGGTTCGAGCAGGGCGACGCGCTGGCGCTGCCGTTCCCCGACGCGTCGTTCGACGTCGTCCTGAACGTCGAGTCGTCGCACTGCTACCCGTCGATGGAGGCGTTCGTCGCCGAGGTGCACCGGGTGCTGCGCCCGGGCGGCACCTTCGCCTGGGCGGACCTGCGCGCGGCCGACGAGGTCGAGGAGACCCGCGCGCAGCTGCGCTCCAGCGGGCTGGTCCCCGTCCGCGAGGACGACGTCACCGCCGAGGTCCTGCACGCGCTGCGCCTGGACGACGCGCGCCGTACCGAGCTGGTCCAGGCGTGGATCCCGCGCGTCGCGCGGCCGGCGTTCCGGCCGTTCGCCGCCCTCGACGGCTCGCGCACCCACGAGCGGTTCACGACGGGCGCGCTGCGATACCTCCGGGCACGGCTGGTGCGCTCGGCCTGA
- a CDS encoding bifunctional PIG-L family deacetylase/class I SAM-dependent methyltransferase, which translates to MVTFDARAAGTDPHVWDARLAALPPWSLPRDGRTVVVAAHPDDETLTAGGLLAELAAAGHPADVVVVTDGAGSHPGSPTLDPASLARRRVDEVRRAVEILSPASRVTLLGHPDGRLREARDEVTADLRAVLLEGPAVRTIVTTWAGDEHRDHRVLAEVCEVLAAELGCTLAQAPLWLWHWATPDHPAVPWDELCALPLSDHAVVLKQRAVAAHETQVQALSEHPADVPVLHPRFLRGFDRDLEPFVVREPARPASDAGAGAAGDASGGHPATLPAAYFDDTYARHDDPWGFTDRPYEARKRALTLASLPDERYARALEVGCSIGVLTADLADRCDALTGTDVADAALERARGRLVDAPHVRLVRGALGGSGDDALPGGLFDLVVLSEVGYYLSWADLTAALPDLLTRLARGGTIVACHWRHAVEDYPLPGDAVHRALTHAAQDAGLTRLVEHREVDLLLDVWSRDPRSVAERTGLR; encoded by the coding sequence GTGGTGACGTTCGACGCGCGGGCCGCCGGCACGGACCCGCACGTGTGGGACGCGCGTCTCGCGGCCCTGCCGCCGTGGTCGCTGCCGCGCGACGGGCGCACCGTCGTCGTCGCCGCGCACCCCGACGACGAGACCCTGACGGCGGGCGGGCTGCTGGCCGAGCTCGCCGCGGCGGGCCACCCGGCGGACGTCGTCGTCGTGACGGACGGCGCCGGCTCGCACCCCGGCTCCCCCACGCTGGACCCCGCGTCCCTCGCGCGCCGCCGCGTCGACGAGGTGCGCCGCGCGGTCGAGATCCTGTCGCCCGCGTCGCGCGTGACGCTGCTGGGCCACCCCGACGGACGTCTGCGGGAGGCCCGCGACGAGGTCACGGCGGACCTGCGCGCGGTCCTGCTGGAGGGCCCGGCGGTGCGCACGATCGTCACGACGTGGGCCGGCGACGAGCACCGCGACCACCGGGTGCTCGCGGAGGTCTGCGAGGTCCTGGCTGCCGAGCTCGGCTGCACCCTCGCGCAGGCGCCCCTGTGGCTGTGGCACTGGGCGACGCCCGACCACCCCGCGGTCCCGTGGGACGAGCTGTGCGCGCTGCCGCTGTCCGACCACGCCGTCGTGCTCAAGCAGCGGGCCGTCGCGGCGCACGAGACGCAGGTGCAGGCGCTGTCCGAGCACCCCGCCGACGTGCCCGTGCTGCACCCGCGGTTCCTGCGCGGGTTCGACCGGGACCTGGAGCCGTTCGTCGTGCGGGAGCCCGCGCGGCCGGCGTCCGACGCGGGTGCGGGCGCGGCCGGCGACGCGAGTGGCGGCCACCCCGCGACCCTGCCGGCCGCGTACTTCGACGACACCTACGCCCGCCACGACGACCCGTGGGGCTTCACCGACCGCCCGTACGAGGCCCGCAAGCGCGCGCTGACCCTCGCGAGCCTGCCCGACGAGCGCTACGCCCGCGCCCTGGAGGTCGGCTGCTCGATCGGCGTCCTCACGGCAGACCTCGCGGACCGCTGCGACGCGCTGACCGGCACGGACGTCGCCGACGCCGCCCTGGAGCGCGCCCGCGGCCGGCTGGTCGACGCCCCGCACGTGCGGCTCGTGCGCGGCGCGCTCGGCGGGTCCGGGGACGACGCGCTGCCCGGCGGGCTCTTCGACCTCGTCGTGCTCTCGGAGGTCGGGTACTACCTGTCGTGGGCGGACCTCACGGCAGCCCTGCCGGACCTGCTGACACGGCTGGCACGCGGCGGCACGATCGTCGCGTGCCACTGGCGGCACGCCGTCGAGGACTACCCGCTGCCCGGCGACGCCGTGCACCGCGCGCTGACCCACGCCGCGCAGGACGCCGGCCTGACGCGGCTCGTCGAGCACCGCGAGGTCGACCTGCTGCTCGACGTGTGGAGCCGCGACCCGCGGTCGGTCGCCGAGCGCACGGGGCTGCGGTGA
- a CDS encoding dihydrofolate reductase family protein, whose product MATVVSSLFISLDGVAEIDPEWHFPYFDEAMGAAVGEDYEDVDVLLLGRVTYDSFAGAWPEREQAGGEDASFAAQLGDTRKLVATRGDADLGWRNVERTADLLASVRALKDDPTVGKVLVGGSLSVVRQLLDARLLDELRLFVHPVAARTGERLFGDADTIQPFTLLRTDVFSRGVVKHVFAPGELPPAATYDDAKEHLPDA is encoded by the coding sequence ATGGCGACCGTCGTCTCGTCCCTGTTCATCTCGCTCGACGGGGTGGCGGAGATCGACCCCGAGTGGCACTTCCCGTACTTCGACGAGGCCATGGGCGCGGCCGTCGGCGAGGACTACGAGGACGTCGACGTGCTGCTGCTCGGGCGCGTCACGTACGACTCGTTCGCCGGGGCGTGGCCCGAGCGCGAGCAGGCCGGCGGTGAGGACGCGTCGTTCGCGGCGCAGCTCGGGGACACCCGCAAGCTCGTCGCGACGCGCGGTGACGCGGACCTCGGCTGGCGCAACGTCGAACGCACCGCCGACCTGCTCGCGTCCGTCCGCGCGCTGAAGGACGACCCCACGGTGGGCAAGGTGCTGGTCGGTGGCTCGCTCTCCGTGGTCCGCCAGCTGCTGGACGCACGTCTGCTCGACGAGCTGCGGCTGTTCGTCCACCCCGTCGCTGCGCGCACGGGCGAGCGCCTGTTCGGCGACGCGGACACGATCCAGCCGTTCACGCTGCTGCGCACCGACGTGTTCTCCCGGGGTGTCGTCAAGCACGTCTTCGCGCCGGGCGAGCTGCCCCCGGCCGCGACGTACGACGACGCGAAGGAGCACCTGCCGGACGCCTGA
- a CDS encoding threonine/serine ThrE exporter family protein — MPTEPDDDELELIRRSGAVLRVGRLSLASGTGSYRVKASMARVARALGIDRHQAHVTLTEITTTSHRGRSFRTEVTEVRTVGVNTDRLAELELLSQRVEARAPVTVDELTTEIDRITAKPPLYPVALNALWAAVACAAFAFLNNGAAVEVVGAFVGAGLGQGLRRIMLHRGFNQFGVTMLSASLASLSYLGFVQALHALGVTGGAHEAGYVAAALFLVPGFPLVTGALDLAKLDFSAGVARLTWAVMIFVSAAFAVWAVSIAVGLSPDPPQELALDATTMTLLRVLASFVGVLGFALMFNSPWTMALVAASVAALPNLLRIEAVVQLDWPPQAAAAVAAFLVGLLAAWVAPRLNIPRITVYVPAVTIMVPGVPAYRAVYHLSNGDVTQAMTYGVSAALVVTALAVGLAVARMCTDREWGFEH, encoded by the coding sequence GTGCCCACCGAACCGGACGACGACGAGCTCGAGCTGATCCGCCGCTCGGGTGCGGTGCTGCGCGTCGGGCGGCTCAGCCTGGCGTCGGGCACCGGGTCGTACCGCGTGAAGGCGTCGATGGCGCGGGTCGCGCGGGCGCTGGGCATCGACCGGCACCAGGCGCACGTCACGCTCACGGAGATCACGACGACGTCGCACCGGGGACGCTCGTTCCGGACGGAGGTCACCGAGGTCCGGACGGTCGGCGTGAACACCGACCGGCTCGCCGAGCTCGAGCTGCTGTCGCAGCGCGTCGAGGCGCGCGCACCGGTGACGGTCGACGAGCTCACGACCGAGATCGACCGCATCACCGCCAAGCCACCGCTGTACCCCGTGGCGCTCAACGCGCTGTGGGCGGCGGTCGCGTGCGCGGCGTTCGCCTTCCTCAACAACGGCGCCGCGGTCGAGGTCGTCGGGGCGTTCGTCGGTGCAGGGCTGGGGCAGGGGCTGCGGCGGATCATGCTGCACCGCGGGTTCAACCAGTTCGGCGTCACGATGCTCTCGGCGAGCCTCGCGAGCCTGTCGTACCTCGGGTTCGTGCAGGCGTTGCACGCGCTGGGCGTCACCGGGGGCGCGCACGAGGCGGGCTACGTCGCCGCCGCGCTGTTCCTCGTGCCCGGGTTCCCGCTGGTCACCGGCGCGCTGGACCTCGCCAAGCTGGACTTCTCGGCCGGGGTCGCGCGTCTGACGTGGGCGGTCATGATCTTCGTGTCCGCGGCGTTCGCGGTGTGGGCCGTGTCGATCGCCGTCGGCCTGAGCCCGGACCCGCCGCAGGAGCTCGCGCTCGACGCCACGACCATGACGCTGCTGCGGGTGCTCGCGTCGTTCGTCGGCGTGCTGGGCTTCGCGCTCATGTTCAACAGCCCGTGGACGATGGCCCTGGTCGCCGCGAGCGTCGCGGCGCTGCCGAACCTGCTGCGCATCGAGGCCGTCGTCCAGCTCGACTGGCCGCCGCAGGCCGCCGCGGCGGTCGCCGCGTTCCTCGTCGGCCTGCTCGCCGCGTGGGTCGCGCCACGGCTCAACATCCCGCGGATCACGGTGTACGTGCCGGCCGTGACGATCATGGTCCCCGGCGTGCCCGCGTACCGGGCGGTGTACCACCTGAGCAACGGCGACGTCACGCAGGCGATGACGTACGGGGTGTCCGCCGCGCTCGTCGTCACCGCGCTCGCCGTGGGCCTCGCGGTGGCCCGCATGTGCACCGATCGCGAGTGGGGATTCGAGCACTGA
- a CDS encoding DUF418 domain-containing protein encodes MSDDAPSAGLRAPGPARPAVLEPPSPRAAQPPGRSLAPDLARGALLLFIALANVWTYLYGGALTALGERPADGSDVDRLVDGLTALLVDGRTRPMFAILYGFGIATMAARLAARGRGPRDVRAVLARRSVGLIVLGLAHAALLFGDDILAPYGVTGLLALALVHRSRTVLLRWFWGAFALMTATGVPVLYGLVDLGDDAEAPTTDYAASAVERLVDAATTSVLSGVLLFFVPHVVLGILLARSGWLTDPGRHRVQLARTAGIAGLGAIAVNAPYALAVVELWHPQGALASTVLLAHELSGIAAGLAYVCLFGWLAAVWADRRQGPVVRAVAATGERSLTSYLLQSVMFAPLLSAWGLGLGARLGTAQAAALAVVVWAVTVGVAVGLQRAGRTGPFEALLRRWTYGRRRNQHSSVSTPS; translated from the coding sequence ATGAGCGATGACGCCCCCTCGGCCGGTCTGCGTGCTCCCGGACCCGCCCGCCCGGCCGTGCTCGAACCGCCGTCGCCCCGGGCGGCCCAGCCGCCCGGCCGGTCGCTCGCGCCGGACCTGGCCCGGGGTGCGCTGCTGCTGTTCATCGCCCTGGCGAACGTGTGGACGTACCTGTACGGCGGCGCCCTCACCGCGCTGGGTGAGCGGCCCGCCGACGGGTCCGACGTCGACCGCCTCGTCGACGGGCTGACCGCCCTGCTGGTCGACGGCAGGACCCGCCCGATGTTCGCGATCCTGTACGGCTTCGGGATCGCGACGATGGCCGCGCGGCTCGCCGCACGCGGGAGGGGGCCGCGCGACGTCCGTGCGGTCCTCGCGCGGCGCTCGGTGGGGCTGATCGTGCTGGGGCTCGCCCACGCCGCCCTGCTCTTCGGCGACGACATCCTGGCCCCGTACGGCGTGACCGGGCTCCTGGCGCTGGCGCTCGTGCACCGCAGCCGCACCGTCCTGCTGCGCTGGTTCTGGGGGGCGTTCGCGCTGATGACCGCGACCGGCGTCCCCGTCCTGTACGGGCTGGTCGACCTGGGCGACGACGCGGAGGCACCGACCACCGACTACGCCGCCTCGGCGGTCGAGCGGCTCGTCGACGCCGCGACGACGAGCGTGCTGTCCGGGGTGCTGCTGTTCTTCGTCCCGCACGTGGTCCTCGGCATCCTGCTCGCGCGCTCGGGGTGGCTCACCGACCCCGGGCGGCACCGGGTGCAGCTGGCCCGCACCGCGGGGATCGCCGGCCTCGGGGCGATCGCGGTGAACGCGCCGTACGCGCTGGCAGTGGTCGAGCTGTGGCATCCCCAGGGGGCGCTCGCCTCGACCGTCCTGCTGGCCCACGAGCTGTCCGGCATCGCCGCGGGACTGGCCTACGTCTGCCTGTTCGGCTGGCTCGCCGCCGTGTGGGCCGACCGTCGGCAGGGCCCCGTCGTGCGCGCCGTCGCGGCGACGGGCGAACGGTCGCTGACGTCCTACCTGCTGCAGTCGGTCATGTTCGCGCCGCTGCTCAGCGCGTGGGGCCTCGGGCTGGGTGCGCGACTCGGCACCGCGCAGGCCGCCGCGCTGGCGGTGGTCGTGTGGGCCGTGACCGTCGGTGTGGCCGTGGGGCTGCAGCGGGCCGGCAGGACGGGCCCGTTCGAGGCGCTGCTGCGTCGGTGGACCTACGGACGACGGCGAAACCAGCACTCGAGCGTCTCCACTCCATCGTGA
- a CDS encoding pirin family protein, giving the protein MTYHDPHPVEQVCVAGPAADVELVEPRDVPLGGPRAMTVRRTLPSRARSLVGPFCFADHYGPDDVAATGGMDVPPHPHTGLQTVTWLFEGAVLHRDALGSEQTIAPGQLNLMTAGHGICHSEEATPAHFPRERVLHGVQLWTVLPESARHGPGAFEHVADVPRFTVDGADVQVFLGRLGGVASPAKAFSPLVAAQVDVPAGARVVLHVDAAFEHGVLVDSGRLRFEGHDVAPSWLAYAPPGRDALVLEAGDEPVRAVLLGGVPFDEPVLMWWNFVARTHDEVVEARTRWQAAITGDPTGEARYGRVTGYEGTPLPAPDLPNVRLRPRER; this is encoded by the coding sequence GTGACCTACCACGACCCGCACCCCGTGGAGCAGGTGTGCGTCGCGGGCCCCGCCGCCGACGTCGAGCTCGTCGAGCCGCGCGACGTGCCGCTGGGCGGGCCGCGCGCGATGACCGTGCGCCGCACCCTGCCGTCGCGGGCGCGCTCGCTCGTCGGGCCGTTCTGCTTCGCCGACCACTACGGGCCCGACGACGTCGCCGCGACCGGCGGCATGGACGTCCCGCCGCACCCGCACACCGGGCTGCAGACCGTGACGTGGCTGTTCGAGGGTGCCGTGCTGCACCGCGACGCGCTCGGGTCGGAGCAGACCATCGCCCCCGGGCAGCTCAACCTCATGACCGCGGGCCACGGCATCTGCCACAGCGAGGAGGCGACGCCCGCGCACTTCCCCCGCGAGCGCGTCCTGCACGGTGTGCAGCTGTGGACCGTCCTGCCGGAGTCCGCGCGGCACGGGCCCGGGGCGTTCGAGCACGTCGCCGACGTCCCGCGGTTCACCGTCGACGGCGCCGACGTGCAGGTGTTCCTGGGTCGGCTCGGGGGCGTCGCGTCACCGGCCAAGGCCTTCTCCCCGCTCGTCGCCGCGCAGGTCGACGTGCCCGCCGGTGCGCGCGTGGTGCTGCACGTCGACGCCGCCTTCGAGCACGGCGTGCTGGTCGACTCCGGCCGGTTGCGGTTCGAGGGTCACGACGTGGCGCCGTCGTGGCTGGCGTACGCGCCGCCGGGTCGCGACGCCCTGGTCCTCGAGGCGGGCGACGAGCCGGTGCGCGCGGTGCTGCTCGGCGGCGTGCCGTTCGACGAGCCGGTGCTCATGTGGTGGAACTTCGTGGCCCGCACGCACGACGAGGTGGTCGAGGCCCGCACCCGGTGGCAGGCCGCGATCACCGGCGACCCGACGGGCGAGGCCCGCTACGGCCGCGTGACCGGCTACGAGGGCACCCCCCTCCCGGCCCCGGACCTCCCGAACGTCCGCCTCCGCCCCCGCGAGCGCTGA
- a CDS encoding glycosyltransferase encodes MRGRDGKTGVAHVAVVVPVRDEELLLGRCLRSVAVARRALLVRGACTVDVVVVLDACRDGSADVVARYGSVRVVELDAGDVGAARLAGARSALAVTPVDPARTWLTCTDADSAVAPDWLVEHVRLADAGADVVVGTVHPDPADLTPAQWAAWRATHVPGRPNGHVHGANLGVRASAYLRAGGFAPAPEHEDVDLVARLRGTGARVVASDAVDVRTSGRAAGRTPGGYAGHLRAGLLRV; translated from the coding sequence GTGAGGGGCAGAGACGGGAAGACCGGCGTCGCGCACGTGGCCGTCGTGGTCCCCGTGCGCGACGAGGAGCTCCTGCTGGGCCGCTGCCTGCGGTCGGTGGCGGTGGCGCGCCGTGCCCTGCTGGTGCGCGGCGCGTGCACGGTCGACGTCGTCGTGGTGCTCGACGCGTGCCGCGACGGCAGCGCGGACGTCGTGGCCCGGTACGGGTCGGTGCGCGTCGTCGAGCTCGACGCGGGCGACGTCGGCGCCGCGCGGCTCGCGGGCGCGCGCTCGGCGCTCGCGGTGACCCCCGTCGACCCCGCCCGCACGTGGCTGACCTGCACGGACGCCGACTCGGCCGTCGCACCGGACTGGCTCGTCGAGCACGTGCGGCTGGCCGACGCGGGCGCGGACGTCGTCGTCGGGACCGTGCACCCCGACCCTGCCGACCTCACCCCCGCGCAGTGGGCGGCGTGGCGCGCCACCCACGTCCCGGGCCGGCCCAACGGGCACGTGCACGGCGCGAACCTGGGCGTCCGCGCGTCGGCGTACCTGCGCGCCGGCGGGTTCGCCCCGGCACCGGAGCACGAGGACGTCGACCTCGTGGCCCGGCTGCGCGGCACGGGTGCGCGGGTCGTCGCGTCCGACGCGGTCGACGTGCGCACGTCGGGCCGCGCAGCCGGCCGCACCCCCGGCGGGTACGCCGGGCACCTGCGTGCGGGGCTGCTGCGGGTCTGA
- a CDS encoding FAD-dependent oxidoreductase produces the protein MAADGEHVRDVVVVGASVAGLLAAAALARDGRTVTLLDRDDLPATPEARRGVPQGRQPHLLLHRGLRAIEGLLPGFADDLRGAGAVAVDTGHLAWLGSVGWSPRSRQLDVLLATRPLVEHLMRQRVRALPGVRVVAGARVEGLRRRDVGWWVDTAEQAWPADLVVDASGRSSRLPTWLDTLGVAPATVEEVDAHVGYSTVRVRLPADRVGAAGVVVLQQRGRGGGLALPAEGGWWTVTGIGAGEQRPPRDLAGLRDFLAALPDDSLARIAAAGPLDGDVVTHRQTGNLRHRYDRVRGWPDALVVVGDALCAFDPVYGQGITVAALEAHVLREADRRGRLTTPGGAARVVRTCLRLGAVPWQIATGEDRALAGLPASRAPMSVLAGRWIGELGKMSAHGDADAQVALGRVYHLVAPPLALFHPRLLARGLRARVRGYGPPVPRPVVLPDDVPGEVHEAGVVGGGR, from the coding sequence ATGGCTGCGGACGGGGAGCACGTGCGGGACGTCGTCGTCGTGGGCGCGAGCGTGGCCGGGCTGCTGGCCGCCGCGGCGCTCGCCCGGGACGGACGCACCGTGACCCTGCTCGACCGTGACGACCTGCCCGCCACCCCCGAGGCGCGCCGCGGCGTGCCGCAGGGCCGGCAGCCGCACCTGCTGCTGCACCGCGGGCTGCGCGCGATCGAGGGCCTGCTGCCGGGGTTCGCGGACGACCTGCGCGGCGCCGGGGCCGTCGCCGTCGACACCGGGCACCTCGCGTGGCTCGGGTCCGTCGGGTGGTCGCCGCGGTCGCGGCAGCTCGACGTGCTGCTCGCGACGCGTCCCCTGGTCGAGCACCTGATGCGGCAGCGGGTCCGCGCGCTGCCCGGCGTGCGCGTCGTCGCGGGGGCCAGGGTCGAGGGGCTGCGGCGTCGCGACGTCGGCTGGTGGGTCGACACCGCCGAGCAGGCGTGGCCCGCCGACCTCGTCGTCGACGCGTCCGGACGGTCGTCACGCCTGCCGACGTGGCTCGACACGCTCGGGGTGGCACCGGCGACCGTCGAGGAGGTCGACGCGCACGTCGGCTACTCGACCGTCCGCGTGCGGCTGCCCGCCGACCGCGTCGGCGCCGCGGGCGTCGTCGTGCTGCAGCAGCGCGGCCGCGGGGGCGGTCTCGCGCTGCCCGCCGAGGGCGGCTGGTGGACCGTGACCGGCATCGGCGCCGGCGAGCAGCGACCCCCGCGGGACCTGGCGGGCCTGCGGGACTTCCTCGCCGCGCTGCCCGACGACTCCCTCGCCCGCATCGCCGCCGCCGGCCCGCTCGACGGCGACGTCGTCACGCACCGGCAGACCGGCAACCTGCGGCACCGGTACGACCGCGTGCGCGGGTGGCCCGACGCGCTCGTCGTCGTCGGGGACGCGCTGTGCGCGTTCGACCCCGTGTACGGGCAGGGCATCACCGTCGCGGCGCTCGAGGCGCACGTGCTGCGCGAGGCGGACCGCCGCGGACGGCTCACGACGCCCGGGGGAGCCGCGCGCGTCGTGCGGACGTGCCTGCGGCTGGGCGCGGTGCCGTGGCAGATCGCGACGGGGGAGGACCGCGCGCTCGCCGGGCTGCCCGCGTCGCGCGCCCCGATGTCGGTGCTCGCGGGACGCTGGATCGGCGAGCTCGGGAAGATGAGCGCGCACGGGGACGCCGACGCGCAGGTCGCGCTGGGGCGGGTGTACCACCTGGTGGCCCCGCCGCTGGCGCTGTTCCACCCCCGGCTGCTCGCGCGGGGGCTGCGAGCCCGCGTCCGCGGGTACGGCCCGCCCGTGCCGCGGCCCGTCGTGCTGCCCGACGACGTCCCGGGCGAGGTGCACGAGGCCGGCGTCGTCGGTGGCGGACGGTAG
- a CDS encoding Pr6Pr family membrane protein produces MSTPHPPDASARPLGAAARPLGASARSLGASARSLDASARRIAVARVVTGALVVGVLAIAYAAERAGGRGSLLDYLGYFTNQTALLASVVLVVTGARTLAGRPAPAWWTLARGVATACLLVVGVVYNLVIPGTGSAATWISVVLHVVLPVVVALDWLLVADRPALPWRRLWLVLPYPLLWLAVVLVRGATDGWVPYGFLLPERGAVSLGAHVAGLLAALLAAGALVWAVSRTRGVWLRPQVLVPAAQEEPAAGPVSRSGSAGR; encoded by the coding sequence GTGTCGACCCCCCACCCGCCCGACGCCTCCGCGCGGCCTCTTGGCGCCGCCGCGCGACCTCTCGGCGCCTCCGCGCGATCCCTCGGCGCCTCCGCGCGATCCCTCGACGCCTCCGCGCGACGGATCGCCGTCGCCCGGGTCGTCACCGGTGCGCTCGTCGTCGGCGTGCTGGCGATCGCGTACGCCGCGGAGCGCGCGGGCGGCCGCGGCAGCCTCCTCGACTACCTCGGGTACTTCACGAACCAGACGGCGCTGCTCGCGAGCGTCGTGCTGGTCGTCACCGGAGCACGCACGCTCGCGGGGCGGCCGGCCCCGGCGTGGTGGACGCTCGCGCGGGGGGTCGCGACGGCGTGCCTGCTGGTCGTCGGCGTCGTCTACAACCTCGTGATCCCCGGGACGGGGTCCGCGGCGACGTGGATCAGCGTCGTGCTGCACGTCGTGCTGCCGGTCGTCGTGGCGCTCGACTGGCTGCTGGTCGCCGACCGCCCGGCGCTCCCGTGGCGGCGGCTGTGGCTGGTCCTGCCCTACCCGCTGCTGTGGCTGGCGGTCGTGCTGGTCCGCGGTGCGACGGACGGCTGGGTGCCGTACGGGTTCCTGCTGCCGGAGCGCGGGGCGGTGTCGCTCGGTGCGCACGTCGCGGGGCTGCTCGCCGCGCTGCTCGCGGCGGGGGCGCTGGTGTGGGCGGTGAGCCGGACGCGTGGGGTGTGGTTGCGGCCGCAGGTCCTCGTGCCGGCGGCGCAGGAGGAGCCCGCAGCCGGGCCGGTCAGCCGGTCGGGCTCTGCGGGCCGCTGA
- a CDS encoding acyl-CoA dehydrogenase: MPTFATPVQIGDAPPWLPDAPPADPDDALAVVRSWPADLRPGAGATAALWSTLASLAAHDLGVARAVEPHLDALAIRDQAGLPADDSRTWGVFAAEGPGVRLDARRADGAAGTDDPGGTPGWLLTGVKPWCSLADRLDSALVTAHLPDGGRALFAADLTTAGVTLVEAPWAARGLAEIPSTPVAFDAVPATPVGAPGWYLERPGFWWGGVGVAACWYGGAVGLARALWRRATTDDDRLVAMHLGAVDAALQDARRALAEAARVVDGDLDAGVPGSVVAKRVRATVARTCEDVLTRVGHALGPAPLALDPEHAKRVADLQVYVRQQHAERDDASLGATLAGREVAPW; the protein is encoded by the coding sequence GTGCCCACCTTCGCGACCCCCGTGCAGATCGGCGACGCGCCGCCGTGGCTGCCCGACGCCCCGCCCGCCGACCCGGACGACGCCCTCGCCGTCGTCCGGTCCTGGCCCGCGGACCTGCGTCCGGGCGCCGGCGCGACGGCGGCGCTGTGGTCGACGTTGGCGTCGCTCGCGGCGCACGACCTGGGGGTGGCCCGCGCGGTGGAGCCGCACCTCGACGCGCTCGCGATCCGCGACCAGGCGGGGCTGCCCGCCGACGACTCCCGCACGTGGGGCGTCTTCGCCGCGGAGGGCCCGGGGGTGCGCCTCGACGCGCGTCGGGCCGACGGCGCCGCCGGCACCGACGACCCCGGCGGCACCCCCGGCTGGCTCCTCACCGGCGTCAAGCCGTGGTGCTCGCTGGCCGACCGCCTGGACTCGGCGCTCGTCACGGCGCACCTGCCGGACGGCGGGCGCGCGCTGTTCGCGGCCGACCTGACCACCGCGGGCGTCACGCTCGTCGAGGCGCCCTGGGCCGCGCGCGGGCTCGCCGAGATCCCGTCCACGCCCGTCGCGTTCGACGCCGTCCCCGCCACACCCGTCGGCGCGCCGGGCTGGTACCTGGAGCGCCCCGGGTTCTGGTGGGGCGGCGTGGGGGTCGCGGCCTGCTGGTACGGCGGGGCCGTGGGCCTGGCCCGGGCGCTGTGGCGGCGCGCGACGACGGACGACGACCGGCTCGTCGCGATGCACCTCGGCGCCGTGGACGCCGCGCTGCAGGACGCCCGCCGGGCGCTCGCCGAGGCGGCGCGCGTCGTCGACGGGGACCTCGACGCGGGTGTCCCGGGGTCGGTCGTCGCCAAGCGGGTGCGCGCGACCGTGGCCCGGACCTGCGAGGACGTCCTGACGCGCGTCGGCCACGCGCTGGGCCCGGCGCCCCTCGCCCTGGACCCCGAGCACGCCAAGCGCGTCGCCGACCTGCAGGTCTACGTGCGCCAGCAGCACGCCGAGCGCGACGACGCGTCCCTGGGCGCGACCCTCGCCGGCCGGGAGGTGGCCCCGTGGTGA